A DNA window from Patagioenas fasciata isolate bPatFas1 chromosome 1, bPatFas1.hap1, whole genome shotgun sequence contains the following coding sequences:
- the LOC136108354 gene encoding stromelysin-1-like translates to MRLENLLFLLLLSAAFSHAFPADTRQKKEDIQLIQKYLENYYGFKKDGESFIWKNNSPMTKKIKEMQEFFGLKVTGKLDSGTLDLVHKRRCGFPDVAGFSTFAGEPRWAKKVLTYRILNYTPDLRPADVNAAIRKALNVWSSVTPLKFIKKDRGDADVMISFAARGHNDFIPFDGPGGSVAHAYAPGKDFGGDAHFDEDETWTKSAEGTNLFHVAAHEFGHSLGLFHSKDPNALMYPVYRKFDPSVFPLRQDDINGIQHLYGPSSNTHSDQRESAEIEDPTEPKDPALTNTCRLNLTFDAVTTFRGEIVFFKDKHFWRKHPAVKTADLDFISSFWPRLPPGVDAAYEIPEKDETVIFKGNEFWVVKGDTILPGYPKKIYILGFSKDVTKIDAAVYNANEGKTYYFIGHKFWSYDERSLSMDRKPILIRNAFPGIKGKIDAVFQHEKFFYFFCGRKQFEFDPDKKRVTRLLKTNFWFPC, encoded by the exons ATGAGACTGGAGAACCTCCTATTTCTCCTGTTACTAAGTGCAGCATTTTCTCATGCTTTTCCTGCAGATACAAGGCAGAAGAAAGAAGACATACAGCTTATCCAG AAGTACCTGGAAAATTACTATGGATTTAAGAAAGATGGGGAATctttcatttggaaaaataatAGTCCAATgaccaagaaaataaaagaaatgcagGAATTCTTTGGTCTGAAGGTAACAGGGAAACTGGATTCTGGCACTTTGGATCTGGTACATAAACGTCGCTGTGGGTTCCCTGATGTAGCTGGGTTCTCCACCTTTGCAGGAGAGCCAAGATGGGCAAAAAAGGTCCTGACATACAG GATATTAAACTACACACCAGACCTACGCCCAGCAGATGTCAATGCAGCAATCAGGAAAGCATTAAATGTTTGGAGCAGTGTGACACCACTGAAATTCATCAAGAAGGACAGAGGTGATGCAGACGTAATGATCTCCTTTGCAGCCAGAG GTCACAATGACTTCATACCCTTTGATGGCCCAGGAGGGTCTGTTGCTCATGCCTACGCACCTGGCAAGGACTTTGGTGGAGATGCTCACTTCGATGAGGATGAAACCTGGACCAAAAGCGCAGAGG gtACGAACTTATTTCATGTTGCTGCCCATGAGTTTGGCCATTCACTGGGACTTTTCCATTCCAAAGACCCCAATGCTCTGATGTACCCAGTTTATAGGAAATTTGACCCCTCAGTATTCCCTCTTCGTCAGGACGATATTAATGGCATTCAGCACCTCTATG GACCATCTTCTAACACCCACAGTGACCAAAGGGAATCTGCTGAGATAGAAGACCCAACTGAGCCAAAAGATCCTGCACTGACAAACACCTGTCGCCTCAATTTAACATTTGATGCTGTCACCACTTTCCGGGGAGAAatagtgttctttaaagacaa GCATTTTTGGCGCAAGCATCCTGCAGTAAAAACAGCTGATTTAGATTTTATATCTTCATTCTGGCCACGGCTGCCACCTGGTGTTGATGCTGCATACGAAATTCCTGAAAAAGACGAAACTGTCATTTTTAAAG GGAATGAATTCTGGGTTGTGAAAGGAGATACCATACTTCCTGGATACCCCAAAAAAATCTACATCCTGGGTTTTTCAAAGGATGTTACCAAAATTGATGCTGCTGTTTATAATGCAAATGAGGGGAAAACATATTACTTCATAGGGCACAAATTTTGGAG TTATGATGAAAGAAGTCTGTCTATGGATAGGAAGCCCATACTGATAAGAAATGCTTTCCCTGGAATTAAGGGGAAGATCGATGCTGTTTTTCAACATGAAA aattcttttatttcttctgtggAAGAAAGCAATTTGAGTTTGATCCTGATAAGAAGAGAGTTACACGCCTCCTAAAGACAAACTTCTGGTTTCCATGTTAA